A single window of Candidatus Desulfofervidus auxilii DNA harbors:
- the rimO gene encoding 30S ribosomal protein S12 methylthiotransferase RimO: MKKVYLLSLGCPKNLVDNEILSTLLQEKEFEIVNDPNESEIILISTCAFIRLAVEETIESILELAHLKQPYQKLVVIGCLVERYKDQLPSLLPEVDAWIGIKSLPYLPDWLEKNSLPKLSLEGPGWQKADYFKRIPSNPFTAYVKIAEGCSNHCTFCTIPKIRGPLKSRPIEEIVTEVEQLVKQGIKEIVLVAHETSAYGLDLYGKASLTSLLKTLDKTGVTWLRILYVHPQRAFSLIEAFNACSHLTPYLDIPIQHIDTKVLKSMGRGMKEKDLREIILFLKKHLPNVKLRTTVMVGFPTETEEAFKKLLSFLEEVAFDHLGVFKYSAEEGTAAFKLGDKVPEEVKDERFEIVMNLQQEIARKKHQNYVGTKETVFIDRLEEGYVAVGRTPWQAPEIDGEVYITKGEALLGEIKKVKIIDAYDYDLIGIITGPSNNF, translated from the coding sequence GTGAAAAAAGTTTATCTCCTTTCTTTGGGTTGTCCTAAAAATTTAGTAGATAATGAAATCCTTTCTACCCTCTTACAAGAAAAAGAATTTGAAATAGTTAATGACCCTAATGAAAGTGAAATAATTTTAATTAGTACATGTGCATTTATTCGATTGGCAGTAGAAGAAACAATTGAATCTATTCTTGAACTTGCTCATTTAAAACAACCTTATCAAAAACTTGTTGTTATTGGTTGCTTAGTAGAACGATATAAAGATCAATTACCATCACTTTTACCAGAAGTAGATGCTTGGATTGGAATTAAAAGTCTGCCTTATTTACCAGATTGGTTAGAAAAAAACTCTTTACCAAAATTATCTTTAGAAGGCCCTGGATGGCAAAAAGCTGATTATTTTAAACGTATACCCTCTAATCCATTTACAGCTTATGTAAAAATTGCTGAAGGTTGCTCAAATCATTGCACTTTCTGTACTATTCCTAAAATTAGAGGTCCACTTAAAAGCCGTCCTATAGAGGAAATTGTTACTGAAGTAGAACAGTTAGTAAAACAGGGAATAAAAGAGATTGTACTTGTAGCACATGAAACATCTGCTTATGGACTTGACCTTTATGGTAAAGCTTCATTAACTTCACTTCTTAAAACTTTAGATAAAACTGGTGTTACATGGTTACGGATACTTTATGTCCATCCTCAACGTGCTTTTTCTTTAATAGAAGCATTTAATGCCTGTTCACATCTTACACCTTATTTAGATATTCCTATTCAGCACATAGATACTAAAGTATTGAAAAGTATGGGCAGAGGGATGAAAGAAAAAGATTTAAGAGAGATTATTCTTTTTTTAAAAAAACACTTGCCAAATGTTAAACTACGTACTACTGTAATGGTAGGTTTTCCAACAGAAACAGAAGAAGCATTTAAAAAATTGTTATCTTTTCTTGAAGAAGTAGCTTTTGATCATTTGGGGGTTTTTAAATATTCTGCAGAAGAAGGCACTGCTGCTTTTAAGTTAGGAGATAAAGTACCAGAAGAAGTAAAAGATGAAAGATTTGAAATAGTAATGAATTTACAACAAGAAATTGCACGAAAAAAACATCAAAATTATGTAGGTACTAAAGAAACTGTCTTTATTGACCGTTTAGAAGAAGGTTATGTGGCCGTAGGACGTACACCTTGGCAAGCTCCTGAAATAGATGGTGAAGTGTATATTACAAAAGGAGAAGCCTTGCTAGGAGAAATAAAAAAAGTAAAAATAATTGATGCTTATGATTATGATTTA